In one window of Tellurirhabdus rosea DNA:
- a CDS encoding alpha/beta fold hydrolase yields MLPVRQLSTGPRVLLAFHGIGQDCACFEPLARALDGQYTVYSFDLFFHGLNRTLPDAALTKTRWQQILEEFLAAKGIQRFSVVGFSMGGKFALATAEVLTSRVDELWLLAPDGITVSPYYRLATETAAGRSLFRYFLKHMALFHRLGHFLSSLKLVDRSALRFAESTLSTPEQRERVYNSWIYFRDLRPDLNVLSTTLNHSAIRTRFFFGSFDRVLPVSFTTPLTRHLHSYELTVLKTGHHRLIEKVAAHLGQSTDESVRSPLP; encoded by the coding sequence ATGCTTCCCGTCCGTCAGCTTTCCACCGGCCCCCGTGTTCTGCTTGCCTTTCACGGCATCGGGCAGGACTGTGCGTGTTTCGAGCCGCTGGCCCGGGCGCTGGATGGACAGTACACCGTTTACTCGTTTGATTTATTCTTCCACGGCCTGAACAGGACTTTACCGGATGCGGCGCTGACCAAAACCCGCTGGCAGCAGATTCTGGAAGAGTTTCTGGCGGCAAAGGGCATCCAGCGCTTTTCGGTAGTGGGGTTCAGCATGGGGGGGAAATTTGCCCTCGCAACGGCAGAAGTCCTGACCAGCCGCGTGGACGAACTGTGGCTGCTGGCACCGGATGGCATCACCGTCAGCCCGTATTACCGCTTGGCCACCGAAACGGCGGCGGGCCGGAGCCTGTTCCGTTATTTTCTGAAGCACATGGCCCTTTTTCACCGCCTGGGCCATTTTCTGAGCAGTCTGAAACTGGTCGACCGTTCGGCACTCCGGTTCGCCGAAAGCACCCTTTCGACACCCGAACAGCGGGAACGGGTGTACAACTCATGGATTTACTTTCGGGACTTAAGACCGGACTTAAATGTTCTTTCCACTACGCTCAACCATTCAGCCATTCGGACACGTTTCTTTTTTGGCTCTTTCGACCGCGTCTTACCCGTTTCGTTCACAACCCCGTTGACCAGACACCTGCACAGCTACGAGTTGACGGTGTTGAAAACCGGCCATCACCGGCTCATCGAAAAGGTAGCTGCCCATCTGGGCCAGTCCACGGATGAGTCCGTGAGGAGCCCGTTGCCATGA